The Setaria italica strain Yugu1 chromosome VIII, Setaria_italica_v2.0, whole genome shotgun sequence genome includes the window aggaggaggagctaggaAGGGAGGATGCTCCGGGGCGTGGAgctcgcgcggcggcggcgcgtgcacTACCACGGCGAcgccgcctcgtcggcggcgccgggcgccggggaccaccaccaccaccactacgcgcacgcccgccgccacgcgggggacgcggccgtggcggggcCCGCTATGGCGGCGCGCATCCGGCTCGAGGAGAAGCTGCgcggcgccgcgctgccgccgtcggCGACGTCGCCATCCAGGTCGGTTGCCTCGTTGCTTCCACCCCCTGCCCCCCTCCTGCCCTGTTTTCCAAGCTTTTCGTTGGGAAGATACGTGCTGACCCAAAACCAAGCGATTGGACAAGAGCAGGAAAGATTGCTTAATCCTTTCCTGCACTCCAAGATGTAGGATCACCCTGCGAATTCTCTGTTTcgctgaagaagaaaaaaacattcAGTTCGAGCAAGATTCTCGAATGCAACCATGCTACCTGCTGAAAGTGACATGGCACGCGGTTTCTGAATTGTTTTTGTTAGACAATAATGGAGCGGTTGAGATTTAGATGTAGAGCTCGTTTGATTACAACAGCATAAAGCCAAGCAGCCAGTCTGATGGCGGCTTCGATTCGGAGGCTCCAACTTTCCGAAACTTCCCATGTTAGATCGATCAGAGAGAGCCCAATGCTCCGTTGTTTTGCTGTCGACCTATGACTTTGACTTGCATCTTTCTTTGTTGATGTCTGAATCGCGTGATCAGATCGCTAGAAGGTAAGTAGGCCTAACATGGGAAAGGGGTGTtccctttctccttttttttttggcgttgctagcgcccggacgtctgATGGGAATTTTCCCATCGGACGCTCCGTTGCAACATTCAAAAATAACATCTGCAACATCGAAAGTATGAGGTTGCAACGTTGAAAAATATACAAAAAATCATTCAATGTAAACATCATTTCCGATTAAAAAATTTCCCACCGCAACATCAAgcacatgtttcatgcaacatttccaaaCAAAAAATCACCATATGATAGGTTAAACACTTGCAACACGTGTGCAAAGCATATGCAACATctagatctactttgcaacatcAACATGAAATTCTTGCAACATTTTTCTGAAACATCCGAAACACGTGAAACATACACTTGCAACATGCAGAAACATCTCGTCGGCCATGGAGACCGCTTCCCGCCACGCGCGCCCATGGCTGCCGGCCTCGCTCACTGACAGCCTCGCCGCGCCATGCGCCATGCCgggaggcggcggacggcgacgcAGAGGAGGTTGGGGTCACGCCCGAGAGGATGCGGATGACGAGCTCCAGGCGCGGGGGCCTCCATGGTCGGCGAGGCGGGGGCGCGGTCCGGGCACGGCGAGGTGCCTCCATGGCTGGCGGGTTGGGGGCGAGATTCGGGGCACAACGGCATCTATAGCCGGCAGGGTGGGGGCGAGGTCCAGGCGCGGCGCTCGCCATGGCTGGTGTGGCGAGCTCCAAGGAGAAAGCAGAGCAGGAGTGAAGGATTTTGGGGAAAGTATAGCGGGCAACCCAGCATGCAGCACTGCAGCAAATAGATAACTCTCGATCGGACTTGAGCTTGCAACTAGCTTGGTTGAAATGATACTTCGGATCCATCACCCTAACGCCGTTTGAGTGGACCTGAGCGTCCGATATTTTCCGTCCGTGTCGGACGTAGGACGATTAGCATTACCGTTTTTTTTTGCTGCCACGTCACAGGATTTGTAGTGTAACTGTGTACCTACCGCGACATTCTTTCGCCGTCGATCTTGTCATGGGTTCTAGAGTTTTCTAGAGCCTGAATTATTGTGCGCCTACTTGGAATATGGAATCTTGCATGTGTTGTAGCATGTGTCTTAAAAGTTCAGTAACCCCAAAAGGTTCAGTCGAAAGAAGCAGAGGAGCTAGTACTTGCCATGTGATGAGAGAACACTTGAGTTTGCTGTTCCAAGTAAACGGCCGGGCAATCAATCAGCCTCGTTTATCTGAAAGGATTTTAATTCTGTTTCGATCAAGTAAATAGTGAAGACCACAGAGGTGATATATAAAAGTAAAACCACGACTAGATTAACCTACCTCCATGTAATGTCAAGAATTAGCGCCAGTGAACAAACCACAGTAATCTAACACTCTGTCGTCGATCTGTGAACGATGCAGGTGGAGCCGGCTGGTGGGAGAGCGGCAGGGACGGCCGGCCTCCGGGCGCCGTGGCCGACGAGAGCCGCAGCGGCCGCAGCAGGAGCAGGCCGAGCGAGGGATCCCGTCGGCGACACCGGCCCTCACCACCGcctcggcggcgtcgacggtcggcggccgccggcgcgcggagCTGACGAGGACGCTGTCGAAGGTGGAGGTGTGCGCGGTGTGCCTGGACGAGGtccgggagcggcggcagcgggtgaCGCGGCTGCCGTGCTCGCACAAGTACCACTCCGAGTGCGTCCTCCCATGGCTCGCCATCCAGCCCGACTGCCCCTGCTGCCGCGCGCTCGTCCCCTCCGCCGACACCCTCGACTAGTGTGTAGTAGTAGCTAGCTGCTGGCGGTGACGTGGCAGTCCggccctgcaggctgcagcagctgcaacaAGTCTCTGCATCTGCAACTGACGATAGCtctttcaaatttttttttcttttcttttggttggTTTGTGTAGTAGGAGGCTGTAACTGAAAGTTTGCCACATAGAGAAATTAGTTGTAGATGCAGGGTAGTTGAGCTTGAGCACTGGGAGATGATCTTCTGATGCTGTGCTTTTGTTCAAATCCATGTCAATTATGCACGAGCTGCGATGTGTGTTTGTATTTTGCCTGTAGTGCTTCATGATCTGTTGCTCCGGTATTGTGCGGGGTTTCTTTTTTGCAttgttttcattttgttttcccACTTGTTGACTAAGAAATGGTCCTGGAATGTAGGTTTTGACAAGTCATCTAGGAAAAAACATGAGGAATAATGAAAGAAATTAGTGGCTACATTTGAATTTGAGGTTTTGTTAGTGGTATTAAAAACAAAATTTGTTATTTGCCGAAATATGAACTTGGAGATGAAATTTTCGGAAATTGTTTGTTAAGGTGCTTCGGTTCAAGGAGGATCCCAATTTGTGCTTTGGGCTGGACTAGAATTTGAACTTTCTGGCCCACAAACGGCAAGCCCAAAACGCCGTTCGATAATTTGTTTATTAGCAAGAGCAAAGTAGAACAAACAGGAGTCATGGACTCATGATGACGTGTCGAATAAACATGAAATGAGTTTTCGTTGGCTAGGAAACTTGGATCCAAGACAAATGCTGACGGTTGAacaggaaaataaaaagaagaaagagatatGGCCTAACTTGTGACGGTGTTCCCCATGATAGGTGATGGATGTACTGAATGAGCTGCAGCGGTTTGACTGAATTAGCAGAAATTTTCATACATACCACCTTGCTTTGCccaatgttttctttttttaaaaaaaaatatatcaggAGTCAGGACACCGATCTAGGGAGCTGCTCCGTATATGCTCTTGGTAACTCCCATTGATCCTTAGGCCAATAAACACGTATTTTGAACGTAGCTCTAGTGACATATATCTCTTTAAATGCCCTGATTGTtaacattacatttttttttgcgaaatgATTGTTAATTTTACTAATTAGGCAAGCTGAAAATATCATAAGTGGGGTTTTCTCAATAATATGCTCTTGGTAATTAGTAACATTAACTTGCCATTTTAGTTTTGTTTTTCACTCTTAAAATTAATTACACGGAATGAtattttgtatttattttaCCAATTTTTGGGCCG containing:
- the LOC101759839 gene encoding probable E3 ubiquitin-protein ligase RHY1A — protein: MLRGVELARRRRVHYHGDAASSAAPGAGDHHHHHYAHARRHAGDAAVAGPAMAARIRLEEKLRGAALPPSATSPSRWSRLVGERQGRPASGRRGRREPQRPQQEQAERGIPSATPALTTASAASTVGGRRRAELTRTLSKVEVCAVCLDEVRERRQRVTRLPCSHKYHSECVLPWLAIQPDCPCCRALVPSADTLD